In Pseudonocardia sp. C8, one genomic interval encodes:
- the ligA gene encoding NAD-dependent DNA ligase LigA has protein sequence MSSQTDEQARERHAQLATEVADHQFRYYVLDAPVISDGQFDELWQQLLALEEEHPELATPDSPTQRVGGTFSTEFTAYQHLERMLSLDNAFSVDDLRTWQERVTKEVGENLHYLCELKIDGLAVNLLYEDGRLTRALTRGDGRTGEDITLNMRTLDEVPERLTGTDDFPVPKLVEVRGEVYFRLEDFEKLNAALVDAGKPPFANPRNTAAGSLRQKDPRVTGSRNLKLICHGLGKREGFTPRTQSEAYDALVAWGLPISPRTTVLQGIERVIEFVEHWGEHRHDVEHEIDGVVVKVDEVALQRRLGATSRFPRWAIAYKYPPEQATTTLRDIRVNVGRTGRVTPYAVMEPVKVAGSTVEMATLHNADEVRRKGVLIGDRVVIRKAGDVIPEVLGPVTDVRDGSEREFVMPTHCPECGTALVRQKAGDVDRRCPNARSCPAQLRERLFHVAGRGAFDIEGLGYEAAVALLTSGVLTDEGDVFALTEDDLLRTDLFRTKAGALSANGRKLLANLQAAKDRPLWRVLVGLSIRHVGPTAAQALAREFGSMEALELAAARARERTEAAGVEIVSDGTAGEDGAPGEDAGTPGEGGEETGTPGGGTIGGADTPDEGGAIEEAGGLGEDGTPDGDGGPGAQGAAGSAAPATTQEGEAAEAQGDADAAVAEAGRQEKAAARARAKAVAEALAPIAGVDGVGPTIAAAVRDWFSVDWHREVVEKWRAAGVRMEDEVDTSVPRFLEGLSIVITGSMEGWSRDEAKEAIMARGGRAAGSVSKKTAFVVAGEAPGSKYDKAKELGVPVLDEVGFRTLLDRGPDAAREHAASE, from the coding sequence GTGAGTTCCCAGACCGACGAGCAGGCCCGCGAGCGGCACGCGCAGCTGGCCACCGAGGTGGCCGACCACCAGTTCCGGTACTACGTGCTGGACGCGCCCGTCATCTCCGACGGCCAGTTCGACGAGCTCTGGCAGCAGCTGCTCGCGCTCGAGGAGGAGCACCCCGAGCTGGCCACGCCGGACTCGCCCACCCAGCGGGTCGGGGGCACGTTCTCCACCGAGTTCACTGCGTACCAACACCTCGAGCGCATGCTGTCGCTGGACAACGCGTTCTCCGTCGACGACCTGCGCACCTGGCAGGAGCGGGTCACCAAGGAGGTCGGCGAGAACCTCCACTACCTGTGCGAGCTCAAGATCGACGGGCTGGCGGTGAACCTGCTCTACGAGGACGGCAGGCTGACCCGGGCCCTGACCCGCGGTGACGGCCGGACCGGCGAGGACATCACGCTCAACATGCGGACCCTCGACGAGGTGCCCGAGCGGCTCACCGGCACCGACGACTTCCCGGTCCCGAAGCTGGTCGAGGTGCGCGGCGAGGTCTACTTCCGGCTGGAGGACTTCGAGAAGCTGAACGCGGCGCTGGTCGACGCGGGCAAGCCGCCGTTCGCGAACCCCCGCAACACCGCGGCCGGGTCGCTGCGGCAGAAGGACCCGCGGGTCACCGGCTCGCGGAACCTGAAGCTGATCTGCCACGGCCTGGGCAAGCGGGAAGGGTTCACCCCCCGGACGCAGTCCGAGGCCTACGACGCGCTGGTCGCGTGGGGGCTGCCGATCTCCCCGCGCACCACGGTGCTGCAGGGCATCGAGCGCGTGATCGAGTTCGTCGAGCACTGGGGCGAGCACCGGCACGACGTCGAGCACGAGATCGACGGCGTGGTCGTCAAGGTCGACGAGGTCGCCCTGCAGCGCAGGCTCGGCGCCACCTCCCGGTTCCCGCGCTGGGCGATCGCCTACAAGTACCCGCCCGAGCAGGCGACCACGACGCTGCGGGACATCCGGGTCAACGTCGGCCGGACCGGACGGGTCACGCCGTACGCGGTGATGGAACCGGTCAAGGTCGCCGGGTCCACGGTCGAGATGGCCACCCTGCACAACGCCGACGAGGTGCGGCGCAAGGGCGTGCTCATCGGCGACCGGGTCGTGATCCGCAAGGCCGGCGACGTGATTCCCGAGGTGCTGGGCCCGGTCACCGACGTCCGGGACGGCAGCGAGCGCGAGTTCGTCATGCCCACGCACTGCCCGGAGTGCGGGACGGCGCTGGTCCGGCAGAAGGCCGGCGACGTCGACCGGCGCTGCCCGAACGCCCGCTCCTGCCCGGCGCAGCTGCGGGAACGGCTGTTCCACGTGGCCGGCCGGGGCGCGTTCGACATCGAGGGGCTCGGCTACGAGGCGGCCGTCGCCCTGCTGACGTCGGGGGTGCTGACCGACGAGGGCGACGTCTTCGCCCTCACCGAGGACGACCTGCTGCGCACCGACCTGTTCCGGACCAAGGCCGGTGCGCTGTCGGCGAACGGGCGCAAGCTGCTCGCCAATCTGCAGGCGGCGAAGGACCGCCCGCTCTGGCGGGTGCTGGTCGGGCTGTCCATCCGCCACGTCGGCCCGACGGCGGCGCAGGCGCTGGCCCGCGAGTTCGGCTCGATGGAGGCGCTGGAGCTGGCGGCAGCGCGGGCCAGGGAGCGCACCGAGGCGGCGGGTGTCGAGATCGTCTCGGACGGCACGGCGGGCGAGGACGGCGCGCCCGGCGAGGACGCCGGTACGCCCGGCGAGGGCGGCGAGGAGACCGGCACCCCCGGCGGCGGCACCATCGGGGGTGCCGACACACCCGACGAGGGCGGCGCCATCGAGGAGGCCGGCGGGCTCGGGGAGGACGGCACGCCCGACGGCGACGGCGGGCCCGGTGCGCAGGGCGCGGCCGGTTCCGCGGCGCCGGCGACCACCCAGGAAGGCGAGGCCGCCGAGGCGCAGGGTGACGCGGACGCCGCCGTGGCCGAGGCCGGCCGGCAGGAGAAGGCCGCCGCGCGGGCGCGGGCGAAGGCCGTCGCCGAGGCGCTCGCCCCGATCGCGGGCGTGGACGGGGTCGGCCCCACCATCGCGGCCGCGGTCCGGGACTGGTTCTCCGTCGACTGGCACCGCGAGGTCGTCGAGAAGTGGCGGGCCGCAGGCGTCCGGATGGAGGACGAGGTCGACACCTCGGTACCCCGCTTCCTGGAAGGCCTGTCGATCGTGATCACCGGTTCGATGGAGGGCTGGTCCCGGGACGAGGCCAAGGAGGCGATCATGGCCCGGGGCGGCCGGGCCGCCGGGTCGGTGTCGAAGAAGACCGCGTTCGTCGTCGCGGGGGAGGCCCCCG